One Glutamicibacter halophytocola DNA segment encodes these proteins:
- the recN gene encoding DNA repair protein RecN, with amino-acid sequence MIQEIQISNLGVITEATLPLGPGLTVVTGETGAGKTMVITALSLLLGRRADAGAVRNGAKHALAEAVVHLPPDHHVLDSASQAGAFIEPAGEQSELLLSRSLSAQGRSRATIGGRSAPVGLLAELGHDLVAVHGQSDQIRLKEPAAQRDALDRFAGQSLTRLLSSYQRSYRQWRSATKELSSLKTESRNRVREAENLRLALDEIESLDPQPGEDETLREQSIKLGNVESLRSASQQAQSVIDSEDFENPGVTTLVETARGVLAQASGDDPVLSSFSERAAELGILASELSSDLAAYAADLDEEGPERLAQIEARRADLNKLMRKYAPSVDEVISWASEARSRLERLGGDDSRIAELENEVVELEHRVASLASELSESRRKAAKKLSSQVSAELKALAMPDAKLVIEVAELDEPGAFGQDAISMLLAPHAGAAPRALGKGASGGELSRVMLAIEVVLAAVDPVPTFVFDEVDQGVGGKAAVAIGERLAMLARHVQVIVVTHLPQVAAYADRHIRVIKNSDATSKSGAGYTASDVISLDQDARVKELARMLAGQEESDTAQAHAEELLSEAQILVSSLTTAK; translated from the coding sequence ATGATTCAGGAAATCCAGATTTCCAACCTTGGTGTGATTACCGAGGCCACCCTTCCACTGGGCCCAGGGCTCACAGTGGTCACTGGTGAAACCGGGGCTGGCAAGACCATGGTGATCACCGCGCTGTCCTTGCTGCTGGGGCGTCGTGCCGATGCCGGGGCGGTGCGAAACGGTGCCAAGCATGCCCTCGCCGAGGCCGTGGTGCACTTGCCGCCGGATCACCATGTACTTGATTCTGCCAGCCAAGCCGGTGCCTTTATTGAACCGGCTGGCGAACAGAGCGAACTGCTGCTTTCCCGATCGCTGTCGGCCCAGGGGCGTTCCAGGGCTACCATTGGCGGGCGCAGCGCCCCGGTGGGCCTGCTCGCCGAGCTGGGCCATGATCTCGTCGCAGTCCACGGCCAATCCGATCAGATTCGGCTCAAGGAGCCAGCCGCTCAACGCGATGCCCTCGATCGCTTTGCCGGACAATCGCTCACCCGCCTCTTGAGCAGCTACCAGCGTTCGTACCGCCAGTGGCGCTCCGCAACTAAAGAGCTATCGAGCCTGAAGACCGAATCGCGCAATCGGGTGCGCGAGGCCGAAAATTTGCGCTTGGCCCTGGATGAGATTGAGTCGCTCGATCCGCAGCCGGGTGAGGATGAAACCTTGCGCGAGCAGTCGATCAAGTTGGGCAACGTTGAGTCGCTTCGATCTGCCAGCCAGCAAGCGCAGTCCGTAATCGATTCCGAAGATTTCGAGAACCCTGGAGTCACGACGCTGGTGGAAACTGCCAGGGGAGTGCTCGCGCAGGCCAGTGGCGACGATCCCGTATTGTCCTCCTTTTCCGAGCGTGCTGCAGAACTTGGCATTCTTGCCTCAGAGCTGTCCAGCGATCTGGCGGCCTATGCCGCAGATCTCGACGAGGAAGGCCCGGAGCGGCTTGCGCAGATCGAGGCCCGCCGCGCTGATTTGAACAAGCTGATGCGGAAGTACGCTCCGAGCGTCGACGAAGTGATCAGCTGGGCGTCCGAGGCCCGTTCCCGCCTGGAGCGGCTTGGTGGCGATGATTCGCGGATTGCGGAGCTTGAGAATGAAGTAGTTGAGCTTGAGCATCGCGTCGCTTCGCTTGCCTCCGAGCTGTCGGAATCTCGACGCAAAGCGGCGAAGAAGCTCTCCTCGCAGGTTTCGGCCGAACTTAAAGCCTTGGCGATGCCAGATGCAAAGCTCGTTATTGAAGTCGCCGAATTGGACGAGCCGGGGGCCTTCGGCCAGGACGCAATTTCGATGCTACTCGCCCCTCATGCAGGTGCCGCTCCACGGGCTTTGGGCAAGGGCGCCAGCGGTGGCGAACTCTCGCGTGTCATGCTGGCCATTGAAGTCGTGTTGGCGGCGGTCGACCCGGTGCCGACGTTCGTTTTCGACGAAGTCGACCAGGGTGTAGGCGGCAAGGCTGCCGTAGCCATTGGCGAACGCCTGGCAATGCTCGCCAGGCACGTGCAGGTCATCGTCGTGACACACCTGCCCCAAGTTGCCGCGTATGCGGATCGCCATATTCGCGTGATCAAGAATTCGGATGCTACATCGAAATCAGGTGCGGGCTACACCGCCAGCGATGTGATTAGCCTCGATCAGGATGCACGCGTCAAGGAATTGGCCAGGATGCTCGCGGGCCAAGAGGAATCGGATACAGCTCAGGCCCATGCGGAGGAATTGCTTTCCGAAGCCCAGATTCTAGTGTCATCGCTCACCACCGCGAAATAG
- a CDS encoding CTP synthase yields the protein MVQRNSTRDSRSSETTKHIFVTGGVASSLGKGLTASSLGHLLRARGLSVTMQKLDPYLNVDPGTMNPFQHGEVFVTDDGAETDLDIGHYERFLDENLPGTANVTTGQVYSTVLERERRGEYLGDTVQVIPHITDEIKRRMRLAATDPAAGKSAPDVIITEIGGTVGDIESQPFLEAARQVRQDIGRKNAFFVHVSLVPFIGPSHELKTKPTQHSVAALRSIGIQPDSLVIRSDRPIPAEMRAKLGRTCDVDTEAVINCADAPSIYDIPKVIHAQGLDAYIVQTLELKFRDVDWSSWDRLLDVVHNPSTELTVALVGKYIDLPDAYLSVTEALRAGGFANNAKVNIRWVPADECATEAGAAKALAGVEAICVPGGFGIRGLEGKLGALRFARENKLPTLGLCLGLQSMVIEYARNVAGLEGASSTEFDPDTTTPVIATMEEQLEIVDGKGDLGGTMRLGLYEAKLAEGSVLAETYGTTDVAERHRHRYEVNNSYRAQLEEAGLVFSGTSPDGSLVEFVELPKDVHPYYVSTQAHPELSSRPTRPHPMFAGLVAAALDQRS from the coding sequence GTGGTGCAGCGTAATTCAACTCGTGATTCTCGGTCGTCTGAAACGACAAAGCATATCTTCGTCACCGGCGGTGTGGCCTCTTCCCTTGGTAAGGGATTGACGGCATCCAGCCTTGGACATCTACTTCGAGCTCGTGGTCTCTCAGTGACCATGCAGAAGCTCGATCCCTACCTGAACGTCGATCCAGGTACTATGAACCCATTCCAGCACGGTGAAGTCTTCGTCACTGACGATGGCGCAGAAACCGATCTGGATATCGGACACTATGAGCGCTTCCTGGATGAGAACCTTCCTGGTACCGCCAACGTAACTACCGGTCAGGTGTATTCAACCGTTCTGGAACGTGAACGTCGCGGTGAGTACTTGGGCGATACCGTCCAGGTGATCCCGCACATCACGGATGAAATCAAGCGCCGTATGCGCTTGGCCGCCACTGATCCTGCCGCCGGCAAGTCAGCTCCAGATGTGATCATCACCGAAATCGGCGGCACCGTTGGCGACATCGAATCCCAGCCATTCTTGGAAGCAGCGCGCCAGGTTCGACAGGACATCGGCCGCAAGAACGCTTTCTTCGTACACGTATCCCTGGTGCCATTCATTGGCCCGAGCCATGAGCTGAAGACCAAGCCAACCCAGCACTCCGTAGCTGCGTTGCGCTCCATCGGCATTCAGCCAGACTCATTGGTCATCCGTTCCGATCGTCCGATTCCTGCAGAGATGCGAGCCAAGCTCGGACGCACTTGCGACGTGGACACCGAAGCTGTCATCAACTGCGCTGATGCCCCGAGCATCTACGACATCCCCAAGGTCATCCACGCTCAGGGCCTGGACGCCTACATCGTGCAGACTTTGGAACTGAAGTTCCGCGATGTCGACTGGAGCTCGTGGGATCGCCTGCTGGACGTTGTGCACAACCCAAGCACCGAGCTGACCGTAGCTCTGGTTGGCAAGTACATCGACCTCCCGGACGCCTACCTTTCGGTGACCGAAGCATTGCGCGCCGGTGGATTCGCTAACAACGCCAAGGTCAACATTCGCTGGGTTCCAGCAGATGAATGCGCCACTGAAGCAGGAGCTGCCAAGGCTCTCGCTGGCGTTGAAGCAATCTGCGTGCCAGGCGGCTTCGGCATTCGCGGCCTCGAAGGCAAGCTGGGCGCACTGCGTTTCGCTCGTGAGAACAAGCTGCCTACCCTCGGCCTTTGCCTTGGCCTGCAGTCCATGGTCATCGAATACGCGCGTAACGTTGCTGGCCTTGAAGGCGCATCGTCCACCGAATTCGATCCAGATACCACCACCCCGGTCATCGCGACCATGGAGGAGCAGCTGGAGATCGTGGATGGCAAGGGCGATTTGGGCGGAACCATGCGCCTTGGCCTTTATGAGGCAAAGCTGGCTGAAGGCTCGGTCCTGGCCGAAACCTACGGCACGACCGACGTAGCAGAACGCCACCGTCACCGTTACGAGGTCAACAACTCGTACCGCGCGCAGCTGGAAGAAGCTGGACTGGTCTTCTCCGGCACTTCGCCAGATGGCAGCCTTGTAGAATTTGTGGAACTTCCAAAGGATGTTCACCCTTACTACGTCTCCACTCAGGCGCACCCGGAGCTCTCCAGCCGCCCGACACGACCACACCCGATGTTCGCAGGCCTGGTTGCTGCTGCCTTGGATCAGCGCAGCTAG
- a CDS encoding NUDIX domain-containing protein — protein sequence MPPISDEFSPRELLGRETVYEGRIWNVIHDSVKLSETGGTIERDYINHPGAVSVLVMDDDERVLMINQYRHPVGMRLWEIPAGLLDIEGEAPLDAAKRELWEEADRTANHWSILTDVFLSPGSSSEAVRIYLAREPQLVPEGQRHERTEEEAEMISTWVPLEEAVAAVLAGKIHNPTAMIALLAAQAARASKYTNLRDANEPFEVHPNLREG from the coding sequence ATGCCTCCAATTTCCGACGAATTCTCTCCGCGCGAATTACTGGGCCGGGAAACAGTGTACGAAGGGCGAATCTGGAACGTCATCCACGATTCGGTGAAGCTTTCAGAGACTGGCGGAACCATTGAACGTGATTACATCAACCACCCTGGCGCCGTCAGTGTATTGGTGATGGATGATGACGAGCGAGTGCTGATGATCAATCAGTATCGCCATCCAGTCGGGATGCGCTTATGGGAGATTCCTGCGGGGCTGTTGGATATCGAGGGCGAGGCACCGCTGGATGCAGCCAAGCGTGAGCTCTGGGAAGAAGCGGACCGAACGGCAAATCATTGGTCAATTTTGACGGATGTCTTTCTTTCGCCAGGCTCGTCATCGGAGGCCGTGCGAATATATCTAGCACGCGAACCGCAGCTCGTGCCGGAGGGCCAGCGACATGAACGCACCGAAGAAGAAGCTGAAATGATCAGCACCTGGGTTCCATTGGAAGAAGCTGTTGCCGCAGTACTGGCCGGCAAGATTCACAATCCAACGGCAATGATCGCGCTCCTGGCTGCTCAAGCTGCACGAGCTAGCAAGTACACCAATTTGCGCGACGCGAATGAACCATTCGAGGTTCACCCCAATCTGCGCGAAGGATGA
- the xerD gene encoding site-specific tyrosine recombinase XerD encodes MSDGFEQAVKRYLQHLAIERGLAENTLASYRRDLARYADVLQTYNVNDPQQITEATISGYLQELSRGDDDHKPLGARSVARHAVAIRQLHKYWELEGICVPNPAREIQPPAIGQSLPKAISIAQVIRLLDSISTETPAGLRDRAILEFLYATGARISEVVDLDVDDLHFADDAVVRLFGKGSKERIVPVGGYAQQAVSDYLVRSRPGLALKGKGTPALFLNQRGGRLSRQSVWLLISKAAQRSGINVEVSPHTLRHSFATHLLEGGADVRVVQELLGHASVTTTQIYTKVTVDSLRESYQLAHPRVE; translated from the coding sequence ATGAGCGACGGCTTTGAGCAGGCGGTCAAGCGCTACTTGCAGCACCTGGCCATCGAACGAGGCCTAGCCGAGAATACGCTTGCATCGTACCGCCGGGACCTAGCCCGCTATGCAGATGTGCTGCAAACCTATAACGTGAACGATCCACAGCAAATCACCGAGGCCACCATTAGCGGTTATCTGCAGGAGCTTTCCCGCGGCGACGACGACCATAAGCCCTTGGGCGCGAGGTCCGTGGCCAGGCATGCAGTGGCCATACGGCAGTTGCACAAGTACTGGGAGCTGGAAGGGATTTGCGTGCCCAATCCGGCACGCGAGATTCAGCCCCCGGCAATCGGGCAATCACTGCCAAAAGCGATTTCCATTGCGCAGGTAATTCGACTGCTGGATTCGATCAGTACCGAAACTCCGGCGGGCCTGCGTGATCGCGCCATCCTGGAATTCTTGTACGCCACCGGTGCTCGAATTTCTGAAGTGGTCGATCTGGACGTGGACGATCTTCATTTTGCCGACGACGCGGTGGTCCGGCTCTTCGGCAAGGGGTCCAAGGAACGCATCGTTCCCGTAGGCGGTTACGCGCAGCAAGCGGTCAGCGACTACCTGGTGCGTTCGCGACCTGGGTTGGCGCTGAAGGGCAAGGGCACGCCTGCGCTCTTTCTCAATCAGCGCGGTGGCCGGCTGTCTCGACAGTCAGTTTGGCTCTTGATCAGCAAGGCTGCGCAGCGATCGGGAATCAATGTCGAAGTTTCGCCGCATACCTTGCGCCACTCCTTCGCCACCCACTTACTAGAGGGCGGTGCCGATGTTCGTGTAGTGCAAGAACTCCTGGGTCACGCTTCGGTGACTACAACGCAGATTTATACCAAAGTGACGGTGGACTCGCTGCGTGAGTCCTATCAACTGGCGCATCCAAGGGTTGAATGA
- a CDS encoding 8-oxo-dGTP diphosphatase, translated as MSGNSHSSNPRPVALVALLAERDGNAQILLGRKLRGFGQGKIVLPGGKNEPGESSRQAAVREFFEETGLRVSGPELQLAARIEFRFSSLPAADMDCMTFIARSAEGQAASSDELEPLWFRIDQLPVDEMWQDSKTWLPQLAAGQRFTARIVLASDNISVQTIDFDPWD; from the coding sequence ATGTCTGGGAATAGCCACTCGTCTAATCCTCGCCCGGTGGCGTTGGTTGCCTTGCTCGCTGAACGGGATGGGAATGCCCAAATTCTGCTGGGGCGAAAGTTGCGCGGATTCGGGCAAGGAAAGATCGTCCTTCCCGGAGGGAAAAATGAACCGGGCGAGTCGAGCAGGCAAGCGGCTGTTCGGGAATTTTTCGAAGAAACGGGTCTGAGGGTCTCTGGCCCGGAACTGCAACTGGCGGCAAGAATTGAATTCAGGTTCAGTTCGCTGCCCGCCGCTGACATGGACTGCATGACCTTTATCGCGCGATCTGCCGAGGGGCAAGCAGCCAGCAGCGACGAGCTCGAACCGTTGTGGTTCCGCATCGACCAATTGCCCGTCGATGAGATGTGGCAGGACTCGAAAACTTGGCTGCCCCAGCTGGCCGCCGGCCAGAGGTTCACCGCAAGGATAGTTCTGGCCTCCGACAACATCTCGGTGCAAACGATTGATTTTGACCCCTGGGATTGA
- a CDS encoding helix-turn-helix domain-containing protein, whose amino-acid sequence MGIRVDIDVMLAKRKMGVGELSEKIGITPANLAVLKNGRAKAVRFSTLEALCRELDCQPGDLLIFEPDAG is encoded by the coding sequence ATGGGAATTCGAGTAGATATCGACGTGATGCTAGCCAAGCGAAAAATGGGGGTTGGCGAACTATCAGAGAAGATCGGCATCACGCCTGCGAATCTTGCCGTGCTCAAGAATGGACGGGCCAAGGCAGTCCGGTTTAGCACCTTGGAAGCGTTGTGCCGTGAATTGGATTGCCAACCTGGCGACCTGCTGATTTTTGAACCCGACGCCGGCTAG
- a CDS encoding DUF2975 domain-containing protein: MGKFSIVGLKVILAVILAGTFFVQLFMIPMIFIHESPSDGTEKFFQGSFLSYLFLAGLIIETCVYCVWKLATRVKRGTVFDPASLGYVTPIIIAFAVGALATLALGAIFAASTEIAPGVVLLVGGAGLLMIGISIIVLVLRQLLEQAAMTEAQAAELRTELGGVI; this comes from the coding sequence ATGGGAAAATTCAGCATTGTCGGGTTGAAGGTAATTCTGGCTGTGATTCTAGCTGGCACATTCTTTGTCCAGCTATTCATGATCCCGATGATTTTCATCCACGAATCACCGAGCGACGGGACGGAGAAGTTCTTTCAAGGTTCCTTCCTCAGCTACCTTTTTCTCGCAGGGCTCATCATTGAAACATGCGTTTACTGCGTGTGGAAATTAGCGACGAGAGTCAAACGCGGGACTGTTTTCGACCCGGCCTCTTTGGGTTATGTAACGCCCATCATCATCGCCTTCGCGGTCGGCGCCTTGGCCACGCTTGCACTCGGCGCCATCTTCGCTGCCAGCACCGAAATAGCCCCCGGCGTTGTGCTTCTTGTCGGTGGGGCCGGACTCCTGATGATCGGCATCAGCATCATCGTGCTCGTCCTGCGCCAGCTGCTCGAACAAGCGGCAATGACCGAAGCCCAAGCTGCCGAACTTCGCACCGAATTGGGTGGCGTTATCTGA
- a CDS encoding bifunctional 2-methylcitrate synthase/citrate synthase, translating to MTTPEEIKKGLAGVVVDYTAVSKVNPETNSLLYRGYPVQDLAANKSFEEVALLLWTGELPSQSELTEFTAFERANRALDPRVKAAIDLLPADCHPMDVGRTAVSVIGANHPEAGNSSPEAELLKAKELFAAFPAVVAYDQRRRRGLEIVAPREDLDYSSNFLWMTFGEEAAPEVVDAFRVSMVLYAEHSFNASTFTARVITSTLSDLHSAVTGAIGALKGPLHGGANEAVMHTFTEIGINKDESREDAAKRAKAWMVEALAAKKKVMGFGHRVYKHGDSRVPTMKAALDRMIEHYDRHEILGLYDGLEAAMDEAKSIKPNLDYPAGPTYHLMGFDTEMFTPIFIAARITGWTSHIFEQRAANALIRPLSAYNGSEQRAL from the coding sequence ATGACTACCCCAGAGGAAATCAAAAAGGGCCTGGCAGGCGTTGTCGTTGACTACACCGCCGTCTCCAAGGTCAACCCGGAAACGAACTCGCTGTTGTATCGCGGTTATCCCGTGCAGGACCTGGCCGCTAACAAGTCCTTCGAAGAGGTCGCACTGCTCTTGTGGACCGGGGAATTGCCGAGCCAGAGCGAATTGACCGAGTTCACCGCCTTCGAACGCGCCAACCGCGCTTTGGATCCGCGGGTCAAAGCCGCCATTGATCTGCTGCCTGCCGACTGCCACCCCATGGATGTCGGACGCACCGCAGTGTCGGTGATCGGCGCAAACCACCCCGAGGCAGGCAATTCCTCGCCCGAGGCCGAACTGCTCAAGGCCAAGGAACTGTTCGCTGCTTTCCCGGCAGTGGTTGCCTACGACCAGCGCCGCCGCCGCGGCCTGGAGATTGTCGCCCCGCGTGAAGATCTAGACTACTCGTCCAACTTCTTGTGGATGACCTTTGGCGAAGAAGCCGCCCCGGAGGTTGTCGATGCTTTCCGCGTGTCCATGGTGCTCTATGCAGAACACTCTTTCAACGCCTCGACCTTCACCGCCCGAGTAATCACTTCGACCCTGTCGGATCTCCATTCGGCGGTCACTGGGGCCATTGGAGCGTTGAAGGGTCCGCTGCATGGTGGAGCCAACGAAGCGGTGATGCACACCTTTACCGAGATCGGCATCAACAAAGACGAATCTCGCGAAGATGCAGCAAAGCGCGCCAAGGCATGGATGGTGGAAGCACTGGCCGCGAAGAAGAAAGTCATGGGCTTCGGGCACCGTGTTTACAAGCACGGCGACTCGCGCGTCCCGACCATGAAGGCCGCGTTGGACCGGATGATTGAACACTACGATCGCCACGAAATACTGGGATTGTACGACGGCCTGGAAGCTGCCATGGATGAAGCCAAATCCATCAAGCCAAACCTGGATTACCCGGCCGGCCCGACCTATCACCTCATGGGCTTTGACACCGAGATGTTCACCCCGATCTTCATTGCGGCACGCATTACCGGCTGGACGAGCCATATCTTCGAACAGCGCGCAGCCAACGCGCTGATCCGACCGCTCTCTGCCTATAACGGCTCGGAGCAGCGCGCACTGTAA
- the prpB gene encoding methylisocitrate lyase has protein sequence MLYSTRTPAAKRLALREMLTPGAARQFPGAFNPLSAKLISEKQFDGIYISGAVLANDLGLPDIGLTSLTEVATRAGQIARMSDLPAIVDADTGFGEPMNVARTIQELEYAGLAGCHIEDQFNPKRCGHLDGKNVVDTDTMLKRIAAAADARIDQNFLIMARTDIRAVEGLDSAIDRAKAMVDAGADAIFPEAMKNVAEFEAVCNAVDVPVLANMTEFGKSELFNRQQLADAGVALIIYPVTLLRSAMGAAERVLDAISEDGTQQREVDNMLTRSRLYELVDYEAYNRFDTGIFNFQVPTLDIDSNSANL, from the coding sequence ATGCTGTACTCGACAAGAACCCCTGCGGCAAAGCGCCTGGCGCTGCGCGAAATGCTCACCCCGGGTGCCGCCCGCCAGTTCCCCGGCGCTTTCAACCCGCTCTCGGCGAAGCTGATCAGCGAGAAGCAGTTCGACGGCATCTACATTTCTGGTGCGGTGCTCGCCAACGACCTTGGCCTGCCGGATATCGGATTGACCTCGCTGACCGAGGTAGCCACGCGTGCCGGGCAAATCGCCCGCATGTCCGACCTGCCCGCGATCGTGGATGCCGATACGGGATTCGGCGAGCCGATGAACGTGGCCCGCACCATCCAGGAACTCGAATACGCTGGACTTGCCGGGTGCCACATCGAGGACCAATTCAATCCGAAACGCTGCGGACACCTGGACGGCAAGAACGTGGTGGACACCGACACCATGCTCAAGCGCATCGCCGCCGCCGCTGATGCACGCATCGATCAGAACTTCCTGATCATGGCCCGCACCGATATTCGCGCGGTCGAGGGCCTTGATTCGGCCATCGACCGGGCCAAGGCGATGGTCGACGCCGGAGCCGACGCGATCTTCCCCGAGGCGATGAAAAACGTCGCAGAGTTCGAGGCGGTGTGCAACGCCGTGGATGTGCCGGTACTGGCGAATATGACCGAGTTCGGCAAGTCCGAGCTATTCAACCGCCAACAGCTGGCAGATGCCGGTGTCGCGCTGATCATCTACCCGGTCACCCTGTTGCGCAGCGCCATGGGCGCGGCCGAGCGGGTGCTGGATGCCATCAGCGAGGATGGTACCCAGCAGCGCGAAGTGGATAACATGTTAACCAGGTCACGCCTCTACGAGCTCGTGGACTATGAAGCCTACAACCGCTTTGATACCGGAATCTTCAATTTCCAGGTCCCGACCTTGGACATTGATTCCAATAGCGCCAACCTCTAG
- a CDS encoding MmgE/PrpD family protein: MIKHPVRVYRSEENLAREDQLAHKIATVAADPVEVTAEVADMIINRIIDNASVAIASLNRGPIIAARAQALTHAPSTGGAGASVFGISEKVSPEWAAWANGVAVRELDYHDTFLAAEYSHPGDNIPPILAVAQHTGASGKDLIRGIATGYEIQVDLVKAICLHKHKIDHVAHLGPSAAAGIGTLLGLDVETIFQAVGQGLHTTTATRQSRKGEISTWKAHAPAFAGKMAVEAADRAMRGQTSPVPIYEGEDGVIAWMLDGEDAAYEVPLPEAGEAKRAILDTYTKEHSAEYQAQAWIDLARKLHGEHPEATDPKNVTSVLIKTSHHTHYVIGSGANDPQKYDPTASRETLDHSIPYIFTVALQDGAWHHVDSYSPERAGRADTVELWHKVTTEEDAQWTRRYHSLDIAEKAFGGSVEITLADGTVITDEIAVADAHPLGARPFAREQYINKFRTLAAGLVDDAEIDRFIAAAENLENLAAGELDQLNIAAAAGVIDAAAAPKGLF, encoded by the coding sequence ATGATCAAGCACCCTGTACGCGTATACCGCTCCGAGGAAAACCTGGCTCGCGAAGACCAGCTGGCGCACAAGATCGCCACGGTGGCCGCCGATCCGGTAGAGGTCACCGCAGAAGTGGCCGACATGATCATCAACCGCATCATCGACAATGCCTCGGTGGCCATCGCTTCGCTGAACCGCGGACCGATCATTGCCGCCCGCGCCCAGGCACTGACCCACGCCCCATCCACCGGCGGGGCGGGCGCCAGCGTCTTCGGCATCTCCGAAAAGGTCTCCCCGGAATGGGCAGCCTGGGCCAACGGCGTGGCCGTGCGCGAACTGGACTACCATGACACCTTCCTGGCCGCCGAATACTCGCACCCGGGCGACAACATCCCGCCGATCCTGGCTGTCGCCCAGCACACTGGCGCCTCGGGCAAGGACCTGATCCGCGGCATCGCCACCGGCTACGAAATCCAGGTGGACCTGGTCAAGGCCATCTGCCTGCACAAGCACAAGATCGACCATGTCGCGCACCTGGGCCCATCGGCCGCCGCCGGCATCGGCACCCTGCTGGGCCTGGATGTCGAAACCATCTTCCAGGCCGTGGGACAGGGCCTGCACACCACCACCGCCACCCGCCAGTCGCGCAAGGGCGAAATCTCCACCTGGAAGGCCCACGCCCCGGCCTTCGCCGGCAAGATGGCCGTCGAGGCCGCGGACCGCGCGATGCGCGGCCAGACCTCCCCAGTGCCAATCTACGAGGGCGAAGACGGCGTCATCGCCTGGATGCTCGATGGCGAGGATGCCGCCTACGAGGTGCCGCTGCCAGAGGCCGGCGAAGCCAAGCGCGCCATCCTGGACACCTACACCAAGGAGCACTCGGCCGAGTACCAGGCCCAGGCCTGGATCGACCTTGCCCGCAAGCTGCACGGCGAGCACCCGGAGGCCACCGACCCGAAGAACGTCACCTCGGTGCTGATCAAGACCAGCCACCACACCCACTACGTCATCGGCTCCGGCGCGAACGACCCGCAGAAGTACGATCCCACCGCCAGCCGCGAAACCCTGGACCACTCGATCCCGTACATCTTCACCGTGGCCTTGCAGGATGGCGCATGGCACCACGTGGATTCCTACTCCCCTGAGCGTGCCGGCCGCGCCGACACCGTGGAGCTGTGGCACAAGGTCACCACCGAAGAAGATGCGCAATGGACCCGCCGCTACCACTCGCTCGACATCGCCGAGAAGGCCTTCGGCGGCTCGGTCGAGATCACCCTGGCCGATGGCACCGTGATCACCGATGAAATCGCCGTAGCCGACGCGCACCCGCTCGGCGCCCGTCCTTTCGCCCGCGAGCAGTACATCAACAAGTTCCGCACCCTGGCCGCCGGCCTGGTGGACGACGCCGAGATCGACCGCTTCATCGCGGCCGCAGAAAACCTTGAAAACCTGGCCGCCGGCGAACTGGACCAGCTGAACATCGCCGCCGCCGCGGGCGTCATCGACGCAGCGGCCGCACCGAAGGGCCTGTTCTAG
- a CDS encoding GntR family transcriptional regulator → MRASDKVYESLRADIVEWRLAPGTVLAEVEQSERLGVSRTPVREALGRLVADGLAVAQRGRGTVVSEVSEDHVEDLFVLRVALECASARQAAGSAQRASFDELALRFEAAALEIEIPGSRESYYQLVQLLDDSIDEAANNKYLSNALRTLRVHLQRIRRMAKDNPQRLKASAGEHAAIARAIASGNPEVAAAATTVHLHQSFTHIMAHAAGSERQ, encoded by the coding sequence ATGAGAGCAAGCGACAAGGTCTACGAGAGCCTGCGCGCCGACATTGTCGAATGGCGCTTGGCTCCGGGCACCGTACTCGCAGAAGTCGAGCAGTCAGAACGCCTGGGCGTTTCGCGCACACCGGTTCGCGAGGCGCTGGGGCGGCTGGTTGCCGATGGACTGGCGGTAGCGCAACGCGGGCGAGGCACGGTGGTCTCGGAGGTCAGCGAAGATCACGTAGAAGACCTGTTCGTCCTGCGCGTAGCACTGGAATGCGCCAGCGCCCGGCAGGCAGCCGGCTCAGCGCAGCGAGCAAGCTTCGACGAACTGGCGCTGCGCTTTGAGGCCGCCGCCCTAGAAATAGAGATCCCCGGATCCCGCGAATCCTACTACCAGCTGGTGCAGCTGCTCGACGATTCCATCGACGAGGCTGCGAACAACAAGTACCTGTCCAACGCATTGCGCACCCTGCGGGTTCACCTGCAACGGATTCGGCGCATGGCCAAGGACAACCCCCAACGGCTCAAGGCCTCCGCCGGCGAGCATGCTGCCATAGCGCGAGCGATCGCCAGCGGGAATCCCGAGGTTGCCGCGGCGGCCACCACAGTTCACCTGCACCAATCCTTCACCCACATCATGGCCCACGCGGCCGGATCAGAAAGGCAATGA